CGTCGAACATGTGAGACTCAGGTTAGGCTCATGACTTACGAAGATAATGGTAACAATGGTAAAGACCATGGTAGTATTTGCTTGTTGCCGTCCGAATTCCGCATCTTGATTACCAGCATGCTTCTGCCGCAATTCCAGAAGTGTGTTGATCTGTAAATGTCAGGATAGGGTCACTTGTATAAAACGAGAAATTTGCTAGACAAACCGCGTCCTGAGCCGACTCTGCTTCACGAACTACCTCCTTGATTTCTAGAGAGGCCTGATGAGGCGTCTGAAAATGAGGATACTTCGGTAGACGAGCTTGTCTCCAAACCCTGTTTTGAGTTTCAGTCAACGAGCTGAGCATATTGAGCTCTTCCCTGATATCCTTGATCTCGTAGAGAAGACGGAACTCCTTTCCCATTTCCCGCTTGGGCAGTATGTTGAAATGCCCTCTTGCAACCGAATTCACAAAATTCCGGGACATTTCCGTCTCGACATCGGCCTACTTCATTAGCAACAATCCCCAGACCAGCAATGAAATTCGTTATCTTACCACATGTCTGATCGACTCACGAAAGACCTCCATTGGCTGCTtgagcttttcttttcccattACAGACACACTTTGCATTCGCGGTCCAGTCACAATCTTCAAGATGCATTCCATCATAGAGTGCACAGACTGGGCCCGTGGAGAATCCCCTTTTGCATCCGCAGAAACTAGTGTATCGAAAACGATATCTACAAAGTCTTCGAAATCGCTCGTGGTGGCGGTGATAATGGTGCCTATAAAGAAGTCAGGGTTGAAAGGTCAAAAAATTGGACAGTTTCCACGGTAGTGGCCAAGTTCACATACTCTCATCAACGATCCACAGCCACAACTGGTCGACCGCAAAAATCTTGATGGATTTACCGGACTGTTCGTGGACTTCAGTCAACTTCATGCCGTGATCCTTAAAGTATCTAAACTCTTGCCATGCCAGGTAGCGTGAGAGAACTTGATCGTGGTCTCTTTCAGTACTATCAGGAATGGTAGTGTAATAATATTGGTCCAGAGTCATCCGTCCATAGGGTATTTTCGAGGAGCAATTCTCATGAGAACGTTGTGACGGCGCATATGACTTGAGATACTGTCGCGTGGATTCATTTACATCAATGCCAGTTGTCACACCTGGAACATTCACCAATGTTAAAAAAGGCATCTAGGACTCTTTGTTAGCAATAATAAAGGTTTACGCTTGCAGGTGGCATACATAGAGGGCAACGCTTTGTTTGCCTGCACTGCCTTCCTCACTCGATCTTTCGAAATATGTGTTCGCGTCGGTGCTTTCGTTGGTATCATCGTatttatcatcatcattgtcGTCTTCACCAATTGCGTCCTGGCTGACACCTGACTTGTTGCTGGTCCATACGTCATCGTCAAATTGTCCTCTCTTCAAGGGAGTTAGTTTTCCATCATAAACGCTTGAACACACTCTTTCTAGACGTACGACACATTGTGGTTTGATATATCGCTTCCCACCTCCTGCAGCGACTTCGACCGAGGTTTGCTTCAGAAGATCGACCAAAGAGGCATGCTGtcgcttcttctttcctGAATCTCTGATAATGCGCGTGATGAGATCCTACATGGAATTTGTTAATCCAGTTGATAAATAACGTGGCTAGAGATCTCTCTGTACCAACCTCAGCCAATTTTATCTGGATTGAATTAGCTGTCAATAATGGATAATCTGGGTTGTAGGTTCGGGATTCCTTCGTACATCATGAGCTGGAATATGTATCCATCGAAATCCATGCTGTCTCTCAGCTGGCGCAAACGGCAGCGTAGGTTTATGGCTTGATGAAGTTTCGAATGATTCCTGCCCTGTTGTGTGAATCTCTGCCGAATGCGGCTTGAAATCCAAAGTCCTTGTAACCGGTTCTATGAATGTGGTTTTGCCACTATACTGTGTTTGTCGAATGGTTTCTAACTGATCTTTGAGTCCTTCTAAGTTACTGCAGTCGTATGATCCAACGCTTTCCATGACTCCACTCGGGCCTTCCTCGTAGATGATTGCTCGAAGGCTCCTTCTCTTGATTTTGAAATCAGATTTTTTATCGTGGCAATAGAAGTCGACGACGATGCCATCGTGATCAAGAACCTCTTCAAGATCGTCAGAGAATGTCGGCAATTCTGGTAGGTGATAATCGTCTCCGTTCACCGCACGCGCTGATATAGTAGGGGGGTTCCGCAGAAGATCAGTCATGAGTAGGTCCACTTCAGAGCTCCCGTACCCATAACTTGCTTTTTTCTCCACAATCTGCAGTGCTGTTTGTATCTCTTCGCTTCTCAAGTGCGCGCCGTTGGAAAGCAGCCACCAGACGATGACTGCTCGGGAGCTGGCAACCGCCCAGTGCAAAGCCGTCCAATGCTTGGACTCTTCACTAAATCTCTTGCTGGTGGTCTGTTGCAGTAGCATCTTCAACATGCGCTCTTTGCCAGGTCTTTCAAATTGCGCTGCAAGCTCCAGTAAATCTTCAAGGCCAATTGGAAGACTTTCGACAAAGTTACGTTCCGATTCAGCGAACTTTTCAATTTCACCCCAAAGAATATCACTACCGCCCCGGGTACTCGATTTTCCGGAGAGCGTAAGAGATGATTCGCCGTCGTCATTCGGTTGCAGGATGAATTGGACCAGTTCTGGTACTGGAAATGATGAGACCCCTGCTGGCGGCTCTTTCGCCTTTTTGGGCCTTCGTCGTAGGATTTGAAGGATACATTTGACGGCAACTCGGTGGCCACCTTGTGCGGCCAGGTGAAGAGGCGTCATGCTTTGACTTGCCATAGCGCAGATATCGAGTCCTTGAGCGGCAAACAGCTCAAGCAGCTGATGTCTACCATATTTCGCAGCCACATGAAGCCATGTTGCCCCCATCCGGGACCATTTAGCCAAGTTTGGCTGGTGTTGGAGGCAGCTCTTTGTCAGCTGCAGGCACCCATTGGCGACCGCCCAGTACATTGTCCTGGCCTGCTCTTCGGGCGTTCGCATTGCCTGCCCGTGTCGACGTAACAAAGTACGCTCGACATAGTAATGCTCGGACGAAGATGCAATGCAAGATGTCCCACTCACAGGGTCATCCGGTAAATAGACTTTCATTCCCAATATTTGCAACATGATGGATATGTAACCCTTTCGGGCTGCCATGCACAAAGCTGTTTCGGCATCAGAGTCTTGGATAGTCACGTCCACGTCGCTATCTGCAAGAAGTAGCTTCACGCAGTCAATGTGGCTATAATGAATTGCTCCAATAAGAGGCGTATATTTATTTTTGTCTGCAGTTTCGTTTCGATTGACAAGTTTCTTATGAACAACGGTGCCATTTTCTTCGATATCTGTCTCAAGGTCCAGAAGATAGCGGGTAATATGTGGCTGCCCATACCTGGCTGCATAACTAAGAGAATTCCACCCGTTAGTATCGGCACGATTCGGATCAGCCCCTCTGCTGATGAGTGATTTGGCGGTTTCAAGGTGACCCCATTTGCAGGCAAGCTCCAGTGGCGTCCATCCATCGGCATTCCTGTCATTGATCGGTGCACCGGCATCGAGAAGGAGCTTCACCACTCCACTTTGGCCGTGTAGGGCAGCCAGATGTATTGGAGCCGAGCTGTCCAAGCTAGTCACGTCGTCAACACTCGCGCCGTGGTCGAGCAGCAAGTCTACGATGTCAATGTGCCCTAATCCCGCCGCTAGCATTAATGGTGTAGTCTCAGAGTCAGGCTTATTCAAGTATCTGTCGAAATGATGCTTAAATCGAATGCGAACTGCACCACGCTGCTTCAGGAGCCTTCGTACATCTTTCACCGATCCACGTTTAATGGCTTCGGGAAGTGCTGAGCGGAGGTTGACATTTCTCTCGCCAACGCTTTGGGAGGATTGTGACGACTGGACGCTTTCACTGTCACTGTCATTGGAGGAGTCCATTATGAATCAGGCCGGTCCAGAATGGTGATAAGTTGAGTGCAATAAGAGAGAAGGGTAGCCGGATAATTTTACCAGGAGCCAAGTTCGACTGGGTCGTCGCTCAGGGGTGTTAGCCTTGTCGGACATGGTGCGCGGCGCCAGAGGATTTATTAGCGAACGGGACTAAGGGCGTAGCTGAGCTTAATGTCGATCCATTACTGCAGGGAGTTTACGAATCGAAGATCTCAACCAACCGTGGAGCGTCACGGCCAGGTGGGTCATGTGACATGTCTGTCAACAGAGGATTTCTTGCAGATGCCAAATATATCTCGCAGGAACAGGAGACTGAGATAAGGAAAATTGATGACACCGAAGAAGGGaagcgaagaaaaagagattgTCCCGGGGCTTATGTGACTTCCTGGAATGAGAAGATGGTAAATTTCGAAGTGTCCGTGCGCCATAGAAAATAACCGACATCGAATGTTCATAGCAAGGCGATAATCCGGCAACCAGACCTCATACTGGAGGATTGGAGACAGTCCACATAAGACTACTTTCGAAAGGCTTAGCAGTATGCCTATTTTCCTCGTTCTGCCAACCCGTCTCTCATTTGTCGTGAACCTGGGCTACCGGGATTACTCCGAAGAACTCCTGTTCCCGAGTGTGCGGAATGTTTCCCGAACCGGGTTGATTCCGGCCTACATTCTTATACCATGACGTCGGAGTCTCCAACATCGCATTTTCTTTCTATAATTCTCGCTCTTCTGTTAGTCGTGTGTATATTCAAATCAGAATTAAGCAGAAAATGGCCGGTAAAGCAGCGGATTGGATGCAAGATCATGCTCTGCAATGGATAGACGCCCCTCCGTTGAACAAGGTTGACACTCATCATCACTATGTACCGTCGTTTTATGCAAAGGGTAAGTTCCTTTTTTAAAAAAATATTTGAGTAGGCTAACAGAGCATGAATGATTAGCGATCGAGAACGCTGGAGGTAAATAGTCACTTTCCCATTGAGTCTGTCATGTTGTTAACAATGCATTCAGGGGACCCGAGTGGTTGGCCGACGCCAAGCTGGAGTTCAACACGCTCCAAGCTCCTCATGAAGCGCTTAGGAGTCAAAACAGCCATCCTCTCAGTCACGGCCCCAGGAGCTTGTATCCTGCATGGTCAAGACTCGTTTGACCTGGCGCGCAAGATGAACGAATATGCCGCCGATCTCCGCAACAAGGAACCCCAGACATTTGGCTTCTTCGCATCCCTCCCAAGCCTTCTAGACACAGAAGCCACTCTTACTGAGATAGCCTATGCGTTGGATACGCTCCATGCTGATGGCGTCGTCATCTTCACCCGCTACGGGGATAGTGACACTTATCTGGGACATCCATCGCTAGAGTCCGTCTGGGCTGAGCTCAACCGACGTCAATGCGTTGTTTTCGTGCACCCTACTCATCCCGTACGTACCAACCCTGTAAACCCAAAGCTGCCTCAGCCAGCCATCGATTACCCACACGAAACTACCCGGGCAGCGATGGATATGATTCTAATGGGTACTCGCGAGAAGTACCCCAATTGTAAGGTCATTCTGTCGCATGCTGGCGGTGCGCTGCCGTATCTGATCACTAGAGTTGCAACGCCTATGCGCAAGACTCCGGACTTCATGGTGAACCATCGTATGGGGACAACGCATGAGAAGGTAATGGAAGCGTTCAGAAGCTTCCACTTCGATTTGGCACTTTCTGCGTCGCCTAGTGTGCTTCGGATGGCGTTGGAGATGATTCCGCATGATCACATTCTTTATGGGGTGAGTACACAATTGTTCACTCGTGCTGCTTTTGGTGGGTTGCTAATATGAGGCAGAGTGATTTCCCATATGCCCCAATCACGGCGTATCCGGCATtccttgaggatctggaGGGTTTTGCAATGAGCCACGAATTGAGGAACAAGATCAACTTTGAGAATGCCCATCGACTATTCCCAAGGCTGGCCAATGCAAAGGACGCGAAGTGTTGAGATTTGTCGATGAGAGAGCACCGTGAAAGTTGTCGATTACTTGTCTATAACGTGacccacatgcgaatgtcacacgaaatcgctccgccgcgactttAACCCCATcatttccaccaatgcacaTAAATCCCATTAGaactactatctgacaggaacgcgcattgtgtccgccttttccgcaattgccacagcgccgtgCGCGTGTCTCGGTCCACagtcgccgaccagccccattgcatgtttcctccttcaGTTGTACCTCAACCTCtatttgatcccctaattctTAATCTTCCTGtatagaaagcgaccctcctttccttagactTGTTTTctttagccctccggcgtttgctaagtGCCTCATTTGCCGCCCGAAGTTTacgaatctctgcttccatcaaatccatcttatgcattatcttcctcgtgccttTTGTAAGGATATCAGCAGtgttcaagattgccaggctgtttatTTTTGCTTTGCTATTGTCGTTCGGagcttgtgacaaccattgtagtcaaGATTGCTctcatctgaaacccagtttcgtcgaagttatagatatctgcttcctggatacCATATTTCGCGATTATGTTTCAAACAAGCATAAACAAACGACgaataacttctgggtcttcgcatagagctcCCTCATAGTCGTATTTCCGATTAAGACGAGCCGTGGGCTCTGGGTGCcttttgacaaaggtgcgaGCCCAGGTTACCCTAACGCGTCCCGCGTTGCGTGTTGCGAGTAATCGGTTGGacatatcttccacatcagacaaccgaggaggaaaccctttggaatctagatcaagtatgtgttcaacaatcgttgattcctctaaATCAGTGAGCCTCCGTggattggctgatatattgcatcgttattgcatgccacgccggcggcgactaagcttctcatgatccacgtgatagatcttTCCAGCTGCTCGAGCGCTCAGTTTTTTGTCATTtcgcatagcttgaagggccaatattacttggcttttaTCATTTTCCTGAGGCATATTTGGTTGTGGTGATATTTGTGATAGAAGTCAGAAGTCgcgtcggagcgatttcgtgtgacattcgcatgtgggtTACGTTATAGCATTGTATAGTCGGTATCTCCGCAATATGTCGAGATGATTCCCACCAGACAGCGCCAGCGTCACAGTCAAGTTGTCAAGTTGTCAATAGTTCCGGCTCTACGAAAATCAAACGGGCCCAGAAACCCCAACTCATCGACCAAGAACATCGAGGTATCCCAAAACAGGTGATCCTGTGCAGACTCATCCGCAAAGGCTGTACCATTGATATCCAGTTGAGTATTCTGGTCGTCAACATGGGCGCTTGTATCGACTCGTCCGCGAGACGCAGAAGCTACTTGGTCTCGAGCCGTCTGTAGGAAGTTCAAGGTATTCCTCGCAGAGATGCTGAATGGTTCCATGTGGCGCAGGATTTCTTCACATTTATGGTACACTGTGTCGACAGTATCTTGGTCTGGGTCTGTGACGGTATGGCATGTGTAGGACATTATCAGAACCATAGCTGCGGTTGATGTATCTTTGTTTCGTCAGCCGGTAGACAAAGAGATACGGATAGGGGCAATGTACAGAATCCGTTATACCACCATGTGTCAGTGGTTGACGTTTGATATGTCTCATAGACTAGAGAGACGAGATCTATAGCAGCGCGGACACATGCGCCAGCGCATTTTGTGATGATTGTTGAGGAGATGGTGTTCGGTGCTAAGGTGTTTCCTGGATTACGGGGTACATCGCAAAGTTGGGTAAAGATCGGGCGGTagagaagaagatggagataCAAATATCTGAGTTGTTAGTCTGTTACCCAAGGCAGGATTCAGGAATAATCCGTACCTGGCATGTAATACGTTTCTTTGGCGTGATAAGACCAAATGAGATGGTCCTGTAATTGGAATATTCTCGCGCCAGCTAAGAAACCAGGGGAGGTGAGATTCATAGTCGAGGAGCCTCTCCTCCAAATCGATTATAACGGCCAGTCCACCTTGTCTCAAGGTCGAACTTGATGGTGTGTTTGGCCGGCCTCGCCAGGCTTTATACACATCCGACAGAATGATATCCAGGATACTGTACAGCTCGATCGTGGAGATGTAAAAGGCCATCGTGGATGGACTATCGGGGGCCTCGAGCGTACCTGGAAGCGGGACACGAGATAAATGAGACGTCATACTCGGCCGGCCGTACGTCATGCTCACAATCCTGTCTCTATCAGCAACTCTATTTCAGAGGATAGTTTGGTCGTCATGGACTAACATATCCATCATCACGCATCCATGCCATGTTCGTCGTTGTATCTCCTGTTCCAACGGATCCTGGGACTCATCCAACTGCGCCTCGTGGAGCCCAAGGCCCTGCGCGACTCGACATGCCACCCCGATTGAATGCCAACATCTATGTGGGTAAGGTGTACTTTGCAGGAATAGCGCAGCAACTAAGAGCGTCTGCACCACTCCGATATTTCGCACGTCGAGCAGATCTAGACCAATATGCTGTTTCGCGCGCAGAAAGAACGGAAGTGACGTGGCTTCCTTCTCTGTATCTGGCAAATTGGCGAAGTGGCAGCCAATGGCAAAGATCAAATTCAAAGAACACATGAATACAATGGATCTTGAACCAGAAACGGACTTAGATCCAAGGCCAATGTTCAGTTCATTCAATTGCTTCCCTGGTTGATTGCGTGGCAGCCACAGATTCTCATATGCATCTTGAAAGCTTTGTCGATCAAAAAAAGGATACAAGCTGTAGATTCGATCCCAGAAACATTCCAGTAAATGATCTGCCAGGTCTCGCGGCGGAAGGAGTAAGCTGTCAATATGATGAGGTTGTGTGGGCTCTACTTCCGGCAAAGATATGTTACTGGTTGTATTAAACTGGCTTGTCCCAGGGGCATGCCGGCTGGGACTATTTCTGACTGACTTTGATCCGCGGACAGAACCCCGAGCCAAAAGACGCATCAGAGAAGCAGTCGAAGAACTCCCAAAATATTCATTTGTCCGGCTAAAAGGCCTTTCTTGAACAGGATCGATAAATCCCATCGCTGTTATGTTGCTGCGGGCAAATGGGGACTCAGCATATTGATCTGTGTCTGTTCGCGACGAGGAATACGCATTTGCATCTTGCTCGGGGACTTCAAGGTGGGATCTTGGCGGACACACTGGAGTGGAAGTCTGGGCCGGCTCTGGTTCATGTCGTCCTGGATCTGTAGGCACGGAGGATAAGGCTCCAATGGGATTCTCCGTTTCTTGATGGTCCTCAGGAATAGGTCCCGTTGATCCAGGAGCAGACCCGATGACGGTCTTGCATGTCTCTTCCAACTCTCGAATTCGGTTATGCAGGGATTGCAGATACCTGTATCCTTGAGTTAGTAGCTGCAGGAAGTACCACGCCAGTAGCAACTTACTCCTCATCATTAGCTGACCGGACATTAGATGCCTTGAAAACACACCGGTCAACAGGATACCCGCGGCGTGTACATGGTCCACAAATCGGCTTCTGGCCATCACATCGAGATTTGCGTTCTCGACATGGTTCGCACGCGACGGCTATCTTTCTTCGACGGGGCGTGTTTTCGCTTCTTGCGGACCTTCGAGACTGCATCTTGTTGCGCATAAGATGAGTAGAGGGATGAGAGGTGTGTCTCGGGTGACGTTCCGGTACACGTGACTGTAAGGCCTGGTCATGCCGGGTGCATTCCGAGAGACCAATATCAATGAGCCAACGATTATTTCTCGAGATCGCCACATATGTTTGCTTATCATTATATTCTCGCCGTTCAATTGATGCCAATTGGGGGCAGGGGGTTCTGCACTGACGCTGGGTTGATTCCGGGACTGTATAAGCGAGCGGGATGGATTCCGGAAGGGCATCTTGGTGCTATATGACCTGGATGACAGGTTTATATAAACTCCAGGAATTAT
This Aspergillus chevalieri M1 DNA, chromosome 3, nearly complete sequence DNA region includes the following protein-coding sequences:
- a CDS encoding uncharacterized protein (COG:S;~EggNog:ENOG410PMJP;~InterPro:IPR036864,IPR007219,IPR001138;~PFAM:PF00172,PF04082;~TransMembrane:1 (i315-334o);~go_function: GO:0000981 - DNA-binding transcription factor activity, RNA polymerase II-specific [Evidence IEA];~go_function: GO:0003677 - DNA binding [Evidence IEA];~go_function: GO:0008270 - zinc ion binding [Evidence IEA];~go_process: GO:0006351 - transcription, DNA-templated [Evidence IEA];~go_process: GO:0006355 - regulation of transcription, DNA-templated [Evidence IEA]) is translated as MQSRRSARSENTPRRRKIAVACEPCRERKSRCDGQKPICGPCTRRGYPVDRCVFKASNVRSANDEEYLQSLHNRIRELEETCKTVIGSAPGSTGPIPEDHQETENPIGALSSVPTDPGRHEPEPAQTSTPVCPPRSHLEVPEQDANAYSSSRTDTDQYAESPFARSNITAMGFIDPVQERPFSRTNEYFGSSSTASLMRLLARGSVRGSKSVRNSPSRHAPGTSQFNTTSNISLPEVEPTQPHHIDSLLLPPRDLADHLLECFWDRIYSLYPFFDRQSFQDAYENLWLPRNQPGKQLNELNIGLGSKSVSGSRSIVFMCSLNLIFAIGCHFANLPDTEKEATSLPFFLRAKQHIGLDLLDVRNIGVVQTLLVAALFLQSTPYPHRCWHSIGVACRVAQGLGLHEAQLDESQDPLEQEIQRRTWHGCVMMDMIVSMTYGRPSMTSHLSRVPLPGTLEAPDSPSTMAFYISTIELYSILDIILSDVYKAWRGRPNTPSSSTLRQGGLAVIIDLEERLLDYESHLPWFLSWRENIPITGPSHLVLSRQRNVLHARYLYLHLLLYRPIFTQLCDVPRNPGNTLAPNTISSTIITKCAGACVRAAIDLVSLVYETYQTSTTDTWWYNGFYTSTAAMVLIMSYTCHTVTDPDQDTVDTVYHKCEEILRHMEPFSISARNTLNFLQTARDQVASASRGRVDTSAHVDDQNTQLDINGTAFADESAQDHLFWDTSMFLVDELGFLGPFDFRRAGTIDNLTT
- a CDS encoding uncharacterized protein (COG:M;~EggNog:ENOG410PYBI;~InterPro:IPR002523,IPR002110,IPR036770,IPR020683;~PFAM:PF13857,PF12796,PF00023,PF13637,PF13606;~TransMembrane:3 (o1159-1185i1197-1221o1272-1288i);~go_component: GO:0016020 - membrane [Evidence IEA];~go_function: GO:0005515 - protein binding [Evidence IEA];~go_function: GO:0046873 - metal ion transmembrane transporter activity [Evidence IEA];~go_process: GO:0030001 - metal ion transport [Evidence IEA];~go_process: GO:0055085 - transmembrane transport [Evidence IEA]); protein product: MDSSNDSDSESVQSSQSSQSVGERNVNLRSALPEAIKRGSVKDVRRLLKQRGAVRIRFKHHFDRYLNKPDSETTPLMLAAGLGHIDIVDLLLDHGASVDDVTSLDSSAPIHLAALHGQSGVVKLLLDAGAPINDRNADGWTPLELACKWGHLETAKSLISRGADPNRADTNGWNSLSYAARYGQPHITRYLLDLETDIEENGTVVHKKLVNRNETADKNKYTPLIGAIHYSHIDCVKLLLADSDVDVTIQDSDAETALCMAARKGYISIMLQILGMKVYLPDDPVSGTSCIASSSEHYYVERTLLRRHGQAMRTPEEQARTMYWAVANGCLQLTKSCLQHQPNLAKWSRMGATWLHVAAKYGRHQLLELFAAQGLDICAMASQSMTPLHLAAQGGHRVAVKCILQILRRRPKKAKEPPAGVSSFPVPELVQFILQPNDDGESSLTLSGKSSTRGGSDILWGEIEKFAESERNFVESLPIGLEDLLELAAQFERPGKERMLKMLLQQTTSKRFSEESKHWTALHWAVASSRAVIVWWLLSNGAHLRSEEIQTALQIVEKKASYGYGSSEVDLLMTDLLRNPPTISARAVNGDDYHLPELPTFSDDLEEVLDHDGIVVDFYCHDKKSDFKIKRRSLRAIIYEEGPSGVMESVGSYDCSNLEGLKDQLETIRQTQYSGKTTFIEPVTRTLDFKPHSAEIHTTGQESFETSSSHKPTLPFAPAERQHGFRWIHIPAHDIKLAEDLITRIIRDSGKKKRQHASLVDLLKQTSVEVAAGGGKRYIKPQCVRGQFDDDVWTSNKSGVSQDAIGEDDNDDDKYDDTNESTDANTYFERSSEEGSAGKQSVALYMPFLTLVNVPGVTTGIDVNESTRQYLKSYAPSQRSHENCSSKIPYGRMTLDQYYYTTIPDSTERDHDQVLSRYLAWQEFRYFKDHGMKLTEVHEQSGKSIKIFAVDQLWLWIVDESTIITATTSDFEDFVDIVFDTLVSADAKGDSPRAQSVHSMMECILKIVTGPRMQSVSVMGKEKLKQPMEVFRESIRHVADVETEMSRNFVNSVARGHFNILPKREMGKEFRLLYEIKDIREELNMLSSLTETQNRVWRQARLPKYPHFQTPHQASLEIKEVVREAESAQDAINTLLELRQKHAGNQDAEFGRQQANTTMVFTIVTIIFLPLSFLTSLFALDVSAFPHESGDVKYKSAWIFPIIFGCTAAFSIPSIIVAFNINDLILVPYYRWRSSTQPDSNRIMGADTVRQLTEEADISSIWSDAVKEYKSSMSRPKLGIMFILWLLWRPSRHRRRRTTNDCETGGGGKVGDESHLRSGDEKDSRRSDIGN